A portion of the Streptomyces erythrochromogenes genome contains these proteins:
- a CDS encoding helix-turn-helix transcriptional regulator: MENEHTGSRRNHWTFLTNHARVLIAIARDPGVRLRDIAASCDLTERTVQAIVTDLETDGYLTRTRDGRRNRYAIAPGARFRHPAEAGLEIAGLLAYLTGRPNPPPAPPAPATADDVPHGHGALPLL; encoded by the coding sequence GTGGAGAACGAGCACACGGGTTCCCGCCGGAACCACTGGACCTTCCTGACGAACCACGCCCGGGTCCTCATCGCCATCGCGCGCGACCCGGGGGTCCGGCTGCGCGACATCGCGGCCAGCTGCGATCTCACCGAGCGCACCGTGCAGGCGATCGTCACGGACCTGGAGACGGACGGGTACCTCACGCGGACCCGGGACGGCCGGCGCAACCGCTACGCCATCGCCCCCGGCGCGCGCTTCCGCCACCCGGCCGAGGCCGGCCTCGAGATCGCCGGCCTCCTGGCCTACCTCACGGGGCGGCCGAACCCGCCGCCGGCGCCGCCCGCTCCCGCCACGGCGGACGACGTCCCCCACGGCCACGGGGCCCTGCCCCTGCTGTGA
- a CDS encoding SsgA family sporulation/cell division regulator — protein sequence MDHLPRCPEQDLTWTTEIHQVRTRLRFPLRVTFHWSARAPLGVELTFHQPGEDDVTWLIGRDLLARGLRTLAGTGEVRIRPTAGPGRTAQVLLRLGTAPPYALFVFDRAGLASWLESTWAAVPAGAEAERLDWEFFEGLLADR from the coding sequence ATGGACCACCTGCCCCGCTGCCCCGAGCAGGACCTGACCTGGACGACCGAGATCCACCAGGTGCGGACACGGCTGCGGTTCCCGCTCCGGGTCACGTTCCACTGGTCCGCCCGTGCCCCGCTGGGCGTCGAGCTCACCTTCCACCAGCCGGGAGAGGACGACGTGACCTGGCTGATCGGCCGTGACCTGCTGGCCAGGGGGCTGCGCACGCTGGCGGGAACGGGAGAGGTGCGGATCCGGCCGACCGCCGGGCCCGGCCGCACGGCGCAGGTCCTCCTGCGGCTGGGGACGGCGCCGCCGTACGCCCTCTTCGTGTTCGACCGCGCGGGGCTCGCGTCGTGGCTGGAGAGCACCTGGGCGGCGGTTCCGGCCGGCGCCGAGGCGGAGCGCCTGGACTGGGAGTTCTTCGAAGGCCTGCTCGCGGACCGTTAG
- a CDS encoding SH3 domain-containing protein gives MKKSAVMCALVTGLAFGPMAGAGWAAPQPGAAAPAPAAPRAAYPVGEVVSDAPLHVRQKPTVYSGVVKTLRPGQRVLLTCQTRGGWVDGNPLWYRLQGSKGWVSARFVHDHQPVRPC, from the coding sequence ATGAAGAAGTCCGCAGTGATGTGCGCGCTGGTGACGGGCCTGGCGTTCGGCCCGATGGCCGGCGCGGGATGGGCCGCGCCGCAGCCGGGGGCCGCCGCCCCGGCCCCCGCCGCGCCCCGGGCCGCGTACCCGGTCGGCGAGGTGGTCTCGGACGCGCCGCTCCACGTGCGCCAGAAGCCGACGGTGTATTCCGGGGTCGTCAAGACGCTCCGCCCGGGCCAGCGTGTGCTCCTCACCTGCCAGACGCGGGGCGGGTGGGTGGACGGCAACCCCCTGTGGTACCGCCTCCAGGGCTCCAAGGGCTGGGTCTCGGCCCGCTTCGTCCACGACCACCAGCCGGTCCGCCCCTGCTGA
- a CDS encoding amidohydrolase, translating to MLCTRLTNARFLTMDPDHPVAHELGIWRGRIVGLDEAVASLPAREVIDLQGATVLPGFIDSHVHLPWTGFKQNTASMAGCTRIEDALAVVAQAVAARNSPGSWVSVVGYDQRALGRHLTAADLDRVGQGHKLYVLHDSGHGCVVNTAVLDLLAADVPHEDGFLAEGAMGAARALRLPYSQEELAESIGRAARTCVAEGITACAEAGIGGALFGHTPVELGAYQLAREKGLLPLRVQLMVSADRLRPVGAHEADGIPKALDLGLRTGFGDDWLSVGALKIFTDGGMMARTAALSSPYEGMDHAGQLQDDPEVLARSVVDGHLAGWQLAVHAIGDRAADVALDALEEAQRRRPRPDARHRIEHAGLVRPDQLPRFARLGISAVVQPNFLRYFGDDYAAIMGEERAPWLYRGRGFLDHGITLVGSSDRPVTDGSPLRAVQFMVERASESGRLIGPDEGITVDEALYAYTVAGAHACHWEDSAGSLTPGKRADLVVLGDDPRRVDVSAIGDIEVVATYVDGREAGKPAV from the coding sequence ATGCTCTGCACCAGGCTGACCAACGCCCGCTTCCTCACCATGGACCCGGACCATCCGGTCGCCCACGAGCTCGGCATCTGGCGGGGCCGGATCGTCGGCCTGGACGAGGCCGTGGCCTCCCTGCCCGCACGCGAGGTGATCGACCTCCAAGGCGCCACGGTGCTCCCCGGGTTCATCGACTCCCACGTCCACCTGCCCTGGACCGGATTCAAGCAGAACACCGCCAGCATGGCGGGCTGCACACGGATCGAGGACGCCCTCGCGGTCGTGGCCCAGGCGGTCGCGGCCAGGAACTCGCCCGGGTCCTGGGTGAGCGTCGTCGGCTACGACCAGCGCGCGCTGGGCCGCCACTTGACCGCCGCCGATCTCGACCGGGTCGGCCAGGGGCACAAGCTGTACGTGCTGCACGACTCCGGGCACGGCTGTGTCGTCAACACCGCCGTCCTGGACCTGCTCGCCGCGGACGTCCCGCACGAGGACGGCTTCCTCGCCGAGGGTGCGATGGGCGCAGCCCGTGCGCTGCGACTGCCCTACTCCCAGGAGGAGTTGGCCGAGTCCATCGGGCGCGCCGCCCGCACCTGCGTGGCCGAGGGCATCACCGCCTGCGCCGAGGCCGGCATCGGCGGCGCCCTCTTCGGGCACACTCCGGTCGAACTGGGCGCCTACCAACTCGCCCGGGAGAAGGGACTGCTGCCGCTACGGGTTCAGCTGATGGTCTCCGCCGACCGGCTGCGGCCGGTCGGCGCGCACGAGGCCGACGGCATCCCCAAGGCCCTCGACCTGGGCCTGCGCACCGGCTTCGGCGACGACTGGCTGTCCGTGGGCGCCCTCAAGATCTTCACCGACGGCGGGATGATGGCCCGTACCGCCGCTCTGAGCTCCCCGTACGAAGGCATGGACCACGCAGGCCAGTTGCAGGACGACCCCGAGGTCCTCGCACGGTCCGTCGTCGACGGCCACCTCGCCGGATGGCAGCTCGCCGTGCACGCCATCGGCGACCGCGCGGCCGACGTGGCACTGGACGCCCTGGAGGAGGCCCAGCGGCGCAGGCCCAGGCCCGATGCCCGGCACCGCATCGAACACGCCGGCCTGGTCCGCCCGGACCAGCTCCCGCGTTTCGCGCGGCTGGGGATCAGCGCGGTGGTCCAGCCCAACTTCCTGCGCTACTTCGGCGACGACTACGCGGCGATCATGGGCGAGGAGCGGGCGCCGTGGCTGTACCGCGGCCGGGGGTTCCTCGACCACGGCATCACCCTGGTCGGCAGCTCCGACCGCCCGGTGACGGACGGCTCCCCGCTGCGGGCCGTCCAGTTCATGGTCGAGCGCGCCTCCGAGTCGGGCCGGCTGATCGGCCCGGACGAGGGCATCACCGTCGACGAGGCCCTGTACGCCTATACGGTCGCGGGCGCCCACGCCTGCCACTGGGAGGACAGCGCGGGCAGCCTCACCCCGGGCAAGCGCGCCGACCTGGTCGTCCTGGGCGACGACCCGCGGCGCGTCGACGTCTCGGCGATCGGCGACATCGAGGTCGTGGCGACCTACGTCGACGGCCGGGAGGCCGGCAAGCCGGCCGTGTGA
- a CDS encoding MbtH family protein gives MSTNPFDDAEGRFLVLVNDEGQHSLWPSFVDVPGGWTIALGENTREACLDFVEANWTDLRPRSLARSMDA, from the coding sequence GTGAGTACCAACCCCTTCGACGACGCCGAGGGCCGCTTCCTCGTCCTGGTGAACGACGAGGGCCAGCATTCGCTCTGGCCGTCCTTCGTCGACGTGCCCGGCGGGTGGACGATCGCCCTCGGTGAGAACACCCGGGAGGCGTGCCTGGACTTCGTCGAGGCGAACTGGACCGATCTGCGCCCCCGCTCCCTCGCCCGTTCGATGGACGCCTGA
- a CDS encoding alpha/beta fold hydrolase — protein sequence MRLTEDAFAAYGLPGEPGSEAFWAAAGTPASVPAEDGGWATLFLWRGSPASIGFESWSEPVALGRWGETDCWYAEVRMPARLRVTYQFLADGAAFADPFNPLGAGGDRSIAATPDASAQPYWPVLGAGADQVLPLPRTRVRWTSERLGGRRTVRVHPAGGGGPVVLLLDGDDWLYLHPAMTAFDAAVAAGEMPPVTLVFLPTRDREAEFGCRPALWEAVRDELLPLVAETGLPAGPDRLVVAGQSLGGLSAMYAALEFPDLVSRVACQSPSFWWAPGAADLADPLAGPLGGAVAARLRERVDLSGLRVAFDVGEHETPMLPHCALVETLAAQAGATVRVSRSPSAHDRASWRHALLRDVAWALV from the coding sequence ATGCGCCTGACCGAGGACGCCTTCGCCGCGTACGGACTGCCCGGCGAACCGGGTTCCGAAGCGTTCTGGGCGGCGGCGGGAACCCCCGCGTCGGTCCCCGCGGAGGACGGCGGCTGGGCGACCCTGTTCCTGTGGCGCGGCTCCCCGGCGAGCATCGGCTTCGAGAGCTGGTCGGAGCCGGTGGCGCTGGGCCGGTGGGGCGAGACGGACTGCTGGTACGCGGAGGTCCGCATGCCCGCGCGGCTGCGGGTCACCTACCAGTTCCTCGCGGACGGCGCCGCGTTCGCCGACCCGTTCAACCCGCTCGGCGCGGGCGGGGACCGGTCCATCGCGGCGACCCCGGACGCGTCGGCCCAGCCGTACTGGCCCGTCCTCGGTGCCGGCGCCGACCAGGTGCTGCCCCTGCCGCGCACCCGGGTCCGCTGGACGAGCGAACGCCTCGGCGGGCGGCGCACCGTACGGGTCCACCCGGCGGGCGGCGGCGGACCGGTGGTCCTGCTGCTCGACGGGGACGACTGGCTGTACCTGCACCCGGCCATGACGGCCTTCGACGCGGCCGTTGCGGCCGGGGAGATGCCGCCCGTCACCCTCGTCTTCCTGCCGACCAGGGACCGGGAGGCCGAGTTCGGATGCCGGCCCGCACTGTGGGAGGCGGTACGGGACGAACTGCTGCCGCTGGTGGCGGAGACGGGCCTGCCCGCGGGGCCGGACCGCCTGGTCGTCGCCGGACAGAGCCTTGGCGGGCTGAGCGCGATGTACGCGGCGCTGGAGTTCCCGGACCTGGTGTCCCGGGTCGCCTGCCAGTCCCCGTCGTTCTGGTGGGCGCCCGGCGCCGCCGACCTCGCGGACCCCTTGGCCGGCCCGCTCGGCGGCGCCGTCGCGGCGCGCCTGCGCGAGCGCGTGGACCTGTCGGGGCTGCGGGTCGCCTTCGACGTGGGGGAACACGAGACACCGATGCTCCCCCACTGCGCACTGGTCGAGACCCTGGCCGCCCAGGCGGGCGCCACCGTGCGCGTATCGCGCTCCCCGTCGGCCCACGACCGCGCGTCCTGGCGCCACGCCCTCCTCAGGGACGTCGCATGGGCCCTGGTCTAG
- a CDS encoding ABC transporter ATP-binding protein — protein MTTPDTQRPRSGSDILRTALRRNVGAMAWGTVLMGLYQAGETAFPIALGLIVEHTMRDRSPGALVLSIAALAVIITTVSLSWRFGMRILQKANTTEAHRWRVRVADCGLQPVARDVDLKSGEVLTIATEDADQTADIIEVVPLLISSLVAVLVAAAALGLADLRLGLLVIVGTVAILSILSVMSRRIGSSTREQQARVARAGAKVADLITGLRPLHGFGGNHAAFGSYRKVSTEAKRQAVTVAGVNGAYAGTAMALNSALAVAVTLTAGWLAFDGRITIGELVMAVGLAQFIMEPLKLFSDMPKYVMMARASAERMALVLNAPPVSVPGPRRPAAGGDLEIDGIRHGALRGLKFRVPAGGFTAIAAYQPRAAADLAAVLAVRVPPHAYEGAVRVSGQEVAELSVEAVREHMLVNPYDAEIFAGTLRTNIDPSGRSRTVPEAVEASMLTDVVALHREGLDYAVRDRGANLSGGQRQRLSLARALAADSDVLVLHDPTTAVDAVTEQLIARNIAGLRRGRTTLVITSSPALLDAADRVLVLDDGVITAEDTHRNLLATDRNYCLAVAR, from the coding sequence ATGACAACTCCTGACACGCAGCGGCCCCGCTCGGGGTCCGACATCCTGCGCACCGCCCTGCGCCGCAACGTCGGCGCGATGGCCTGGGGCACCGTCCTCATGGGCCTGTACCAGGCCGGCGAGACCGCCTTCCCCATCGCGCTCGGCCTGATCGTCGAGCACACGATGCGGGACCGCAGCCCCGGCGCCCTGGTCCTGTCGATCGCCGCGCTGGCCGTGATCATCACGACGGTGTCGCTGTCGTGGCGCTTCGGCATGCGCATCCTGCAGAAGGCCAACACCACCGAGGCGCACCGCTGGCGGGTGCGGGTCGCCGACTGCGGCCTCCAGCCCGTGGCCCGCGACGTCGACCTCAAGTCCGGCGAGGTGCTGACCATCGCCACCGAGGACGCCGACCAGACGGCCGACATCATCGAAGTGGTGCCCCTGCTGATCAGCTCGCTGGTCGCGGTGCTCGTCGCCGCCGCCGCGCTCGGGCTGGCGGACCTCAGACTCGGCCTGTTGGTGATCGTCGGCACCGTCGCGATCCTGTCGATCCTGTCGGTGATGTCCCGGCGGATCGGCTCCAGCACGCGCGAACAGCAGGCCCGGGTGGCCCGGGCGGGTGCGAAGGTGGCCGACCTGATCACCGGCCTGCGCCCGCTGCACGGCTTCGGCGGCAACCACGCGGCCTTCGGGTCCTACCGGAAGGTCAGCACGGAGGCGAAGCGCCAGGCGGTCACCGTGGCCGGGGTGAACGGCGCGTACGCCGGCACGGCCATGGCGCTCAACTCGGCCCTGGCCGTCGCCGTCACCCTGACGGCGGGCTGGCTGGCGTTCGACGGCCGCATCACCATCGGCGAGCTCGTCATGGCCGTGGGACTGGCGCAGTTCATCATGGAACCGCTCAAGCTGTTCTCGGACATGCCCAAGTACGTGATGATGGCGCGGGCGTCGGCCGAGCGGATGGCGCTGGTGCTGAACGCGCCACCGGTCTCGGTCCCCGGACCGCGGCGCCCGGCCGCAGGCGGTGACCTGGAGATCGACGGCATCCGCCACGGGGCCCTGCGCGGCCTGAAGTTCCGGGTTCCGGCGGGCGGGTTCACGGCGATCGCCGCCTACCAGCCGCGCGCCGCCGCCGACCTCGCCGCGGTCCTGGCCGTGCGGGTCCCGCCCCACGCGTACGAGGGAGCGGTGCGGGTCAGCGGGCAGGAGGTCGCCGAGCTGTCGGTGGAGGCGGTCCGCGAGCACATGCTGGTGAACCCGTACGACGCGGAGATCTTCGCGGGCACGCTCCGTACGAACATCGACCCGTCGGGCCGCAGCCGGACGGTCCCCGAGGCCGTCGAGGCGTCCATGCTGACCGACGTCGTCGCCCTCCACCGCGAGGGACTCGACTACGCCGTACGCGACCGCGGCGCGAACCTCTCCGGCGGGCAGCGCCAACGGCTGTCCCTGGCCCGGGCCCTGGCCGCCGACAGCGACGTCCTCGTCCTGCACGACCCGACGACGGCCGTCGACGCCGTCACCGAACAGCTCATCGCGCGCAACATCGCGGGGCTGCGCCGGGGCCGGACCACCCTCGTGATCACGAGCAGCCCGGCCCTCCTGGACGCCGCCGACCGGGTCCTCGTCCTGGACGACGGCGTCATCACGGCCGAGGACACCCACCGCAACCTGCTCGCCACCGACCGGAACTACTGCCTGGCGGTGGCCAGATGA